The Macellibacteroides fermentans genome includes the window CAGGAAAACATGATGAATTTTGCTTTAATGCTCACAGCGAACAGGGACGACGCGCAGGATTTGATGCAGGATACAACACTAAAGGTGTTGGACAATCAGGAGAAGTTTGTTGACAATATAAACTTTAAAGGATGGGTTCTGACAGTAATGCGAAATATATTTATTAACAACTATCATAAAATAGTACGAACACAAACGGTCGTTGATCAGGGAGTGGACCTCTATAATTTGAATGTAGTTAATGATTCAGGTTTTGATTCACCGGATGGTGCATATCAGATTCAGGAAATAACGAAAGCAATCAATAGCTTGAATAATGAGTTGAAGGTGCCTTTCTCTATGTTCCTAAGTGGTTATAAATACAACGAGATAGCCGACAAACTGGGAGTTCCACTTGGAACTGTAAAAAGTCGGATTTTCTTTGCAAGACAAGAGCTACAAAAGGAACTTAAGGACTTCAGACAAGGATAATTATTTGAATAAAAAGAGATTACATAAAGTAATCTCTTTTTTTTATTATTGTGATTTCCAAATTCTAATCCATTTTTCTCTTTACATTTTTCGTTGCCTTCATTGATTAATCATTGATATGATTAAATAAACATGTTATACAAAATTGTTTTATAACATATATTTGCAAAAACTGCTAATTATCCTTGATTTATGTAAAAAACTGCGCTAGAATGAAAAAAATAATTAAAATAATTTTGTGCGAACTAATTTTAATTATATACATTTGCGAAGTGCTCAAGAGTGAGCCTATTAATTAATGTTAACCTATTTTTTAGTTATGATGAACAAACAGTTAGCTTTTGTTAAAAGCGGGCTTGGTTTGGCGCTCTGCTTTTTGCTAGTGGGTGCGGGTAATACACCTCCTTTGTATGCCGCCAACACTGAAGTGTCAGTAAACCAACAAGCTAGAACAGTTACCGGTACGGTAAAAGACGCTAAAGGAGAAACTCTTTTAGGCGTGAACGTTGTGGTGAAGGGGACGACCAATGGTACCATTACAGACCTTGATGGTAAGTATTCTCTCGAGGTTCCCTCGAACGCTATTCTTGAATTTTCTTATATCGGTTATGTTACCCAGGCAGTTCCTGTTACGGGTAGGGTAATGGATATTGTAATGAAGGAAGATGCCAGAAATCTGGACGAAGTTGTTGTTGTAGGTTACGGAACGCAGGCCAAGAAAGACATTACCGGATCTGTGGCTGTAGTGGACACTAAAGACCTTCTAGCATCCAGTGGATCTTCTGCTACTCAACAGCTTCAGGGAAAAGCTGCCGGTGTTTATATCGGACAGAACGGTTCTCCCGGTGCTTCCACCATGGTACGTATTCGTGGTATCAACACTGTAAACGATAACGGACCTCTATATGTTATCGACGGAGTATCAACTCGTAACCAGAACCTGAGCAGTTTAAACCCGAATGATATTGAAAGTATGCAGGTGTTGAAAGACGCATCAGCAGCTGCTATTTATGGTGCCCAGGCTGCCAATGGTGTAATTTTGATTACAACCAAAAAAGGAACACAGTCTGGTCAACCTAAACTAACTTATGATGGTTACTTTGGAATCCAAAAAACCGGAAAGAAATACGATGTATTAAACTCAACAGATCGCTTGAACCTTGAATGGGAAGCTAAAGCAAACAATTATGCCATCAACGGCGTTAATAAATTGCCTTCACACGTTCAGTTTGGAACAGGAGCAAAGCCTGTAATTCCGAATTATCTAACACAAGCAGGTGCCGGAGGTAGTCAGAATATTGATCCTAATACTTATAGCTATCCTGGCAATACTATGGTACCATTCTCTAATACAGATTGGTGGGACGAAGTTGACCGTGTAGCACCAATGCAGAACCACCAAGTTGGCTTATCAGGAGGTACAGACAAAGGCCAGTATAACTTAAGTGCCAACTACTTCGATCAGAGAGGTACTGTAATCGAATCCTATTATACAAGATATCAGGTTCGTGCCAACTCTTCATTCAATGTACGTCCCTGGTTGCGTTTTGGAGAAAACCTGACCTATGCATGGACTAAAGATCAGGGACTTACAAGTTCAGGAGCAGAGGACAATCCTTACTCTTGGACATATCGTGCCTCTCCTTACGTTCCTGTATATGATATCGCTGGAAATTTTGCAGGATCTAAGATTGCAGGTACCGGTAACTTCCAGAACGTGGTAGCTCAACAGAAACGTAATGTTGACAATTATTACACCAATTCACGTATATTTGGTAACTTGTGGGGAGAAATAGACTTTATGAAAGGTCTTACTTTCAGAACCAACTTTGGTATGGACTACACAAGTGCTTATCAATATCGTATGAGCAAAAAGAATCTTGAATTCTCTGAAACCCGTGGAACAAACGACCTGTTTGAACAATCAACATTCAACTTCCGTTGGGTATGGACCAATACATTGGCCTTTGATACAAAATTTGGAGAAGATCATTCCTTGAAAGTATTATTAGGTACAGAAGCTATCCGCGATGGATTAGGCCGTGGTTTAAGTGGTCAGCGTTACGGTTATTTGTACGAAAATAATACAGACACTTGGGTGTTATCAATGGGTGTTAATGACTTGACTCGTGTTAACAATTCATGGTATAATGGAGAGTTTGCATTGTTTGGAATGTTTGGTCGTGCCGATTACGCATACCAGGATAAATATTTAGCAACAGTGATAGTTCGCCGAGACGGTGTTTCCCGTTTCTCTAAATCAAATCGTTACGGAACATTCCCATCTGTATCTTTAGGATGGCGTATTTCTGAAGAAGATTTCATGGAAAGCACACAAGATTGGTTGGACGACTTGAAACTTCGTGTTGGTTATGGACAGACAGGTAATGCTGAAGTTCCTCGTGCTACGAACTTTGCCTACGAATTCTCTACTGAACCAACAACTACCGGTTACGACTTAGGAGGTACCAATGGTACAACTTATACAGGATATAAATTGAACAGATTTGGTAACGAAGATACCAAATGGGAGTCAACCGATATGTTTAACGTAGGTTTGGATGCTACATTCCTGAATGGTAAATTTACTGCAGGTGTTGAATGGTACACCAAAAAGACATCAGATATGTTGGTACAGGCCTCTTATTCTGCTTTGGCGGGTGAAGCTGCAAAGCCTTACATCAACTTTGGTGATATGAAAAATAAAGGATTTGATGTAACCTTTAACTATAGAGATAATGCTGGTGATTGGAGTTGGGATTTAGGCTTGAACCTATCTCATTATAAAAACGAAGTTGTTCGTTTGGCCGAGGCCGACGATGCCTCTTTCTGGGGAGCAGGAGTACGTATTAGTGGTAATGCAACGCGTACAACCAAAGGTCATCCAATTTCAGAATTCTACGGATATAAAGTGGTAGGTTTCTATGAAAGCGAAGCTGATTTAGCAGCTTCTCCTGTACCTCTGGGTGTTGCAGACAGAGCTTCCATTAAGCCGAATGCATGGATTGGTAAATTTAAATTTGCTGATGTTAACAACGACGGTAAAGTAACTACAGACGACCGTACCTTTATTGGTTCACCTCATCCTGATTTGATTGCTGGTTTGAATGCAACAGTTACGTATAAGAATTTCGACTTTACGATGTTCTGGTATTCAACTATTGGTAACGATTTATTTAATAACAATAAATATTTTACTGATTTCTGGTTGTTTGAAGGAAACCGTTCCACAACTATGCGCGATAAATCATGGAAGGCTGGAGCAGACAATAGTAAGGCTGTACTACCTGTTCTTGATTATGGTGATAGTTATTCCGGAACAAACTCCAACTCATATTATGTAGAGGATGCTTCTTTCTTAAGATTGAAAAATGTTGTTTTGGGTTACACATTCCCAAAAGCCATGTTGCAAAAAGCTACAATATCTAATTTAAGAGTGTATTTGCAGGCAGAAAATATTCTGACAATCACAGGTTATTCTGGTCTGGATCCTGAATATACCAATGCAAGCTTAAACGCAGATAGTGGTAACGACCTTCGCAGAGGAGTTGATATGGGAGGTTGGCCGTCAACCATGCGTTTCTTATTCGGTGTAAATTTCGCATTTTAAGGAACGTTTAAATCTAATTAATTATTTTAAATCAAAGAATTATGAAACATAATCTTATAGCAATATTTGGTTTTGCTACTTTATTAACCTTCGGCTCTTGTGGTGAAGATTTTCTTTACAAGGCTCCACAGGGTAGTATCGACCAGAATGCTTTGCAAAATGCAACAGGTGTGGAGTTGGTTGTTGCGAATGCGTATGCCAATTTAACTGAAAATGGATGGGGAGCAACTCCTTTTAACTGGACATTCGGTGGTATGTACGGTGGTGATGCTAATAAGGGTTCCGACCCGGGCGACCAGTCCGTATTGAACGAAATGGAGATGTATAATACGGCATCTACCAATGGTTATCTCAATGAAAAATGGGTGTGGACGTACAAAGGTTCAAAGCGAGTTTCAATCGCAATGCAGATTATTGCTGCTACAACAGACATGGATGCTGCGTTGAAAGAAGTCAGAATGGGTGAACTGTATTTCTTACGCGCTATGTTCTATTTCGAATCTGTAAAGATATTCGGTCCGTTTATTCCTTACATTGATGAAACTTTTGCAGAAAACGATCCAAAGGTTCACAACGACAAGGATATTTATCCAAACATTCTTGCCGATGTTGATGCTGCAATCGCTAAATTACCGGCTACTCAACCCGAAGTTGGTAGAGCCAATGTATGGGCTGCAAAAGCATTGAAAGCAAAAATTTTAATGCAAAAAGGTGATATGACTGCTGCTAAACCTATTTTGAAAGACGTAATTGAAAATGGTAAAACATCCAATGGCTTAAAATATGGTTTGGAAGATAATTTGAATAACAACTGGAGTGCACTTACCGAAAATGGAAAAGAATCCATATTTGCAGTACAGTTCTCTAATGACACAGAAGATAATGGTAACTCAGGTATGTCTTTATGTTATCCACATAATTCAGGCCCAGGTGGTTGCTGCGGTTTTTATCAACCTTCTTACGAATTGGCCAATTCATTTAAAGTAGACGCTAATGGTCTTCCATTGCTTGATAATTCGTATCGTAACGGAACCTCTGTTTCTTATGTTAATCCGAGTACGACAGATGGAGCACCTATTTCGTTGAACAGTAATGACCCTGTAGATCCACGCTTGGATTTCGCAATCGGTCGTTACGGAATACCATACAAAGATTGGGGATTACCTAAGAATGACTGGGTACGTAACCCTGTAAACGGAGGTATTTTCTTGCCTAAAAAGCATGTATATAGTTTGGCTGAAAAAGATGCTGGTCAAGTGGCAAACCACGATGGTTGGGCTCCCGGATCAACCATGAATTTACAATACCTAAGCTTGCGCGACTGCATCTTGATGTATGCTGAGTGTTTGGCTAATGATGGCGATTTAAAGGGTGCAATGGATCTTGTAAACCAGATTCGTACACGTGCAGCTCTTCCGGTTAACGTCATTAAAAATGCCGCTGGTCAACCTGCTGCCAATTACAAGATTTCGACTTATCCGCAAAACCATGCTGCCTTTACAGATAAAGCTACCTGTATCAAAGCTGTACGTATGGAACGTAAGTTGGAATTGGCTATGGAAGGACAACGTTGGTTCGACTTACAGAGATGGGGTGGTAGTGTTATGGCTACTGAGTTGAAGGCATATGTTGATTTTGAAAAACAATATATTCCAAAATTTGCTGCCGCATCTTATCTGCAAGCTGCAAGAACAATGTTCCCAGTACCAGATGGTCAGATTCAAACCATGGGTAACGACGAAAGTGGTAAACCTTATCTGGTTCAGCCGGAACCTTGGAAATAATAGAATTCTTTTATTGCGAAAAGGGCATCTACGGATGCCCTTTTTTATTGTTCGCCCAGCACGAACGTATTCTAACGGGTGTAAGTCCCCAACGCGCCCTAACAGCGGGAAGCGTCCAGCCAACGACAAGGGTGTTCATCGCGAGGTGTAATCTGAAGGAAGTCTTCGGCAAAGATCTGGCCTGACGAACAGAAACTTGATACCAAGGCTCACGAGTGTGGATTAGTTTGCAATACAAAACAAAGTCCTATAGCTG containing:
- a CDS encoding RNA polymerase sigma factor; amino-acid sequence: MNALQFQKKLLGMQENMMNFALMLTANRDDAQDLMQDTTLKVLDNQEKFVDNINFKGWVLTVMRNIFINNYHKIVRTQTVVDQGVDLYNLNVVNDSGFDSPDGAYQIQEITKAINSLNNELKVPFSMFLSGYKYNEIADKLGVPLGTVKSRIFFARQELQKELKDFRQG
- a CDS encoding SusC/RagA family TonB-linked outer membrane protein; this encodes MMNKQLAFVKSGLGLALCFLLVGAGNTPPLYAANTEVSVNQQARTVTGTVKDAKGETLLGVNVVVKGTTNGTITDLDGKYSLEVPSNAILEFSYIGYVTQAVPVTGRVMDIVMKEDARNLDEVVVVGYGTQAKKDITGSVAVVDTKDLLASSGSSATQQLQGKAAGVYIGQNGSPGASTMVRIRGINTVNDNGPLYVIDGVSTRNQNLSSLNPNDIESMQVLKDASAAAIYGAQAANGVILITTKKGTQSGQPKLTYDGYFGIQKTGKKYDVLNSTDRLNLEWEAKANNYAINGVNKLPSHVQFGTGAKPVIPNYLTQAGAGGSQNIDPNTYSYPGNTMVPFSNTDWWDEVDRVAPMQNHQVGLSGGTDKGQYNLSANYFDQRGTVIESYYTRYQVRANSSFNVRPWLRFGENLTYAWTKDQGLTSSGAEDNPYSWTYRASPYVPVYDIAGNFAGSKIAGTGNFQNVVAQQKRNVDNYYTNSRIFGNLWGEIDFMKGLTFRTNFGMDYTSAYQYRMSKKNLEFSETRGTNDLFEQSTFNFRWVWTNTLAFDTKFGEDHSLKVLLGTEAIRDGLGRGLSGQRYGYLYENNTDTWVLSMGVNDLTRVNNSWYNGEFALFGMFGRADYAYQDKYLATVIVRRDGVSRFSKSNRYGTFPSVSLGWRISEEDFMESTQDWLDDLKLRVGYGQTGNAEVPRATNFAYEFSTEPTTTGYDLGGTNGTTYTGYKLNRFGNEDTKWESTDMFNVGLDATFLNGKFTAGVEWYTKKTSDMLVQASYSALAGEAAKPYINFGDMKNKGFDVTFNYRDNAGDWSWDLGLNLSHYKNEVVRLAEADDASFWGAGVRISGNATRTTKGHPISEFYGYKVVGFYESEADLAASPVPLGVADRASIKPNAWIGKFKFADVNNDGKVTTDDRTFIGSPHPDLIAGLNATVTYKNFDFTMFWYSTIGNDLFNNNKYFTDFWLFEGNRSTTMRDKSWKAGADNSKAVLPVLDYGDSYSGTNSNSYYVEDASFLRLKNVVLGYTFPKAMLQKATISNLRVYLQAENILTITGYSGLDPEYTNASLNADSGNDLRRGVDMGGWPSTMRFLFGVNFAF
- a CDS encoding RagB/SusD family nutrient uptake outer membrane protein, with the protein product MKHNLIAIFGFATLLTFGSCGEDFLYKAPQGSIDQNALQNATGVELVVANAYANLTENGWGATPFNWTFGGMYGGDANKGSDPGDQSVLNEMEMYNTASTNGYLNEKWVWTYKGSKRVSIAMQIIAATTDMDAALKEVRMGELYFLRAMFYFESVKIFGPFIPYIDETFAENDPKVHNDKDIYPNILADVDAAIAKLPATQPEVGRANVWAAKALKAKILMQKGDMTAAKPILKDVIENGKTSNGLKYGLEDNLNNNWSALTENGKESIFAVQFSNDTEDNGNSGMSLCYPHNSGPGGCCGFYQPSYELANSFKVDANGLPLLDNSYRNGTSVSYVNPSTTDGAPISLNSNDPVDPRLDFAIGRYGIPYKDWGLPKNDWVRNPVNGGIFLPKKHVYSLAEKDAGQVANHDGWAPGSTMNLQYLSLRDCILMYAECLANDGDLKGAMDLVNQIRTRAALPVNVIKNAAGQPAANYKISTYPQNHAAFTDKATCIKAVRMERKLELAMEGQRWFDLQRWGGSVMATELKAYVDFEKQYIPKFAAASYLQAARTMFPVPDGQIQTMGNDESGKPYLVQPEPWK